A single window of Plasmodium malariae genome assembly, chromosome: 8 DNA harbors:
- the PmUG01_08019400 gene encoding 40S ribosomal protein S20e, putative: MSKLMKGAIDNEKFRLRRIRIALTSKNLRAIEKVCSDIMKGAKEKNLNVSGPVRLPVKTLRLTTRKSPCGEGTNTWDRFELRIYKRLIDLYSQCEVVTQMTSINIDPVVEVEVIITDS, from the exons ATGAGTAAATTAATGAAAGGAGCTATTGATAACGAGAAGTTTAGACTTCGTCGTATTCGTATAGCTTTAACCTCAAAAAATTTGAGAGCTATAGAAAAAG TTTGCAGTGACATTATGAAAGGagcaaaggaaaaaaatttaaatgtatcGGGACCCGTGAGATTACCAGTTAAAACTTTAAGGTTAACAACAAGAAAATCACCATGTGGAGAAGGTACCAATACTTGGGATAGATTTGAATTAAGAATTTATAAGAGGCTTATTGATTTATATTCTCAATGTGAAGTTGTTACACAAATGACATCCATCAATATAGACCCAGTAGTTGAAGTAGAAGTTATTATAACAgattcttaa
- the ARD1 gene encoding N-terminal acetyltransferase A complex catalytic subunit ARD1, putative, with translation MLSIRKSNVYDLLSMQECNSINLPENYSMRYYFYHALSWPSLSQIAEDGKGKVCGYTLGKLEEENEKKGHLTSVAVLKTYRKQKLAFYLITQTHQYVNDIYNVDNICLHVRISNSAALNLYYNLLNYKVKGTEPLYYGNKEDAYLMEYVFAK, from the coding sequence atgctgtcaataagaaaaagtaaCGTTTATGATTTACTGTCAATGCAAGAATGTAATAGTATAAATTTACCAGAAAATTACAGTATGAGATATTATTTCTATCATGCCTTGTCATGGCCTTCTTTAAGTCAAATAGCAGAGGATGGGAAAGGTAAAGTTTGTGGATATACATTAGGAAAActagaagaagaaaatgagAAGAAGGGACATTTAACTTCAGTTGCTGTTTTAAAAACTTATAGAAAGCAAAAGCTAgccttttatttaataaccCAAACACACCAATATGTGAATGACATTTATAATGTTGATAATATTTGCTTACATGTTCGAATAAGTAATAGTGCCgcattaaatttatattacaacTTATTAAATTACAAAGTTAAAGGAACAGAGCCGCTGTATTATGGAAACAAAGAAGATGCTTATTTAATGGAGTATGTTTTtgcaaaataa
- the PmUG01_08019300 gene encoding conserved Plasmodium protein, unknown function: MNNYTTKMFYSKNKVDISNLANSQEKLNESYMYVKKLSAQKFPKIMYNSEVNKFPLHNMGKSSILTERNNRGMENSCYKNTYLLNNMLIRKKSINEHNDFKDKPVLFDGKAGNVIKLYEMSPVIQCKNANCSNENKKPLNRSCINEENCTLSKTEVNTQKKKILKSKTNTFISCRNNLKVKDALNQKKNYLMTDISEYNSENTQNDEKLFGKRYFTHNDQFMYDLKNNNSSCKYENVSKRSVPNFFFFLNKKNTMNNMNKDTKLNNDDTNIFVQNSDDEAQDRNQVIMDDDKSNKNNFHQARQISLIMCNGNDVDDLCVEDNRCNNVLRNWRKDKNNISSIGKTNFLVKENSNSKIINVKPLKDSSDGLYMYKNKYVSERRYNEKLMEQKNIFNAYESRLGDNTNIFLKRRNDKLNTFNCLSGSIRDLSEKNIVHSYRGNSSPFSNYVKTVNSKRICSNITDKSSARYIYPLSTVVRAELHETTQIPISKSVRGIIRNLSINEKMKNVTRSCSDANIVHRCIEGGGNYMNRCRMEKEENNQNGMEKCKDESNIIMEHHARERKDITKVCEGENPLVKGRYEGESYLVGDENEGKSKNDSVRTKETGNHSELNRNKPDNMDTKNKSTRNISPKSVNTSGSVCISETCSSERSYEKYGIKIKKNHTDSIINKGGSITTQSDDFIKSNQFLKRKEKKLLYREEINFIEGLSRNRIKELKKVLKKLNNAKGYKFNIDKFLLQENGYEKIIKQKEQYAVVENNTHYSKNEQVKVDADMGVYDGDVSHHTNADISTHTGDELKGETEKGLCSKEDINSRNGKDYYINEACKGNFQHGEVINLNGSKNEKTSLEFLYKIKRSLNVLDLSFNELIKLDKVKNIFWYLYIKHVLKCRGDNVTDFCEYLKNKIDEKMNKHYFIEYVNYKNFQTFSKSNFERFEYKMKILGILFYLLKSYPLDYDENKGCFYMLDPQKNKMLKSVKCNIMKNKLNHVKLIKEVNENFKNNFFFLDKIFIPKDAFFFVKDSQDIVLRDKSNKKMHIHQALVNDLKEDIKEKTVFDSLYASYPPFKSDYYRYIQKKRIQNKIRKLKEYILYYYDFNSVQDFFETLIIFDQEYHKIPKVSNTSDSSSHNITSSSLPKISRTNCIALFNLTKKVYGAYCKFCVEGHKDFLKDKQTNNDEIRKSVLNRDEQKGEILTIVEGLKQKEHNNKCITNIDRVRTNKNGENEKSSQFFQKRSNSTSISGSSSRDYQCLLKCKREEERKLREGKYSDENDNYEKDKANKINVPGNDELHNGINRNDKCKYNNSASDDTYDSSDKCEKSNVEEPYRNMSSNCFNKRCNKKENVIEETSSTYEEFFHMNDNEKKVKEVNFKTLKLFLENLGKIKGYPNFTSIDECFLGICFCDPDIPKHLFIQKRILPKNMNFNGFMNCMRYVPYVIPDFPLSTSYFMSTYNSTNSSSDSNSSSSISGEDIFNSRNAFLKVLKYRGKKNNMIELRNKIVLDIVKIFVLISWAFGVDTGQYNKLVDIPSDKVVDMVASSYYINYKYHLKKSREHIKCNDNILSSNSLSDYLSSSEEDTKSNEHKDISNGGKKEYNNGGKGQIKNEKMYKQSSTSYKGNTNVFSKSAQMIMPCDISRRHEERGNRTFSGNNHESNKINYSGMVNKNCLFEESLMRGKKKMSYKLVPKWHMSNDIFLSRLVSYDEIQISLHKIYPLFIIQTALIYMVHISCCLLSEEEWRYFFEKPFTLYNKLTPEDIALRYIKLKGYKFFKLSSIQKNKNIDIHHVFMNVPENMQCQEIYKLAINGESTSCGYLAEPFDIYHLMFISKVFWYIFLYSDNFLILRSSLFWNKGKYVT, translated from the coding sequence ATGAACAATTATACCACTAAAATGTTTTactcaaaaaataaagtagaCATAAGTAACTTGGCTAACAGCCAAGAGAAATTGAATGAATCCTATATGTAtgtcaaaaaattaagtgcTCAGAAATTTCCTAAAATTATGTACAACAGTGAAGTTAATAAGTTTCCGTTGCATAACATGGGTAAGAGTTCAATTTTAACTGAGAGAAATAATAGAGGTATGGAAAATAGctgttataaaaatacttatCTATTAAATAACATGTTGATAAGAAAGAAGAGTATAAATGAACATAATGACTTTAAAGATAAACCAGTCTTATTTGATGGTAAAGCAGGAaatgtaattaaattatatgaaatgaGCCCAGTAATTCAATGTAAAAATGCAAATTGctcaaatgaaaataaaaagcctTTAAATAGGAGTTGCATTAATGAGGAAAATTGCACACTGAGCAAAACAGAAgtaaatacacaaaaaaaaaaaattttgaaaagtaAGACAAATACTTTCATAAGTTGTAGGAATAATTTGAAGGTAAAGGATGCtttaaatcaaaaaaaaaattatttaatgacGGATATTTCTGAATATAATTCTGAAAATACtcaaaatgatgaaaaattatttggtAAAAGATATTTTACACACAATGATCAATTTATGTacgatttaaaaaataataactctTCATGTAAATATGAGAACGTTTCCAAAAGATCTGTtcccaatttttttttttttttaaacaagaaaaatacaatgaataatatgaataaagatacgaaattaaataatgatgataCGAACATATTTGTTCAAAATTCGGATGATGAAGCACAAGATAGGAATCAAGTAATTATGGATGACgataaatcaaataaaaataattttcatcaaGCGAGACAAATCTCTCTTATTATGTGTAATGGAAATGATGTAGACGATTTATGTGTAGAAGACAACAGATGCAATAATGTGCTACGAAATTGGAGGAAggataaaaacaatataagcAGCATAGggaaaacaaattttttagtaaaagAGAATAGCAATTCTAAGATAATAAATGTTAAACCACTTAAGGATAGTAGTGATggattatatatgtataaaaataaatatgtaagtGAACGTAGatacaatgaaaaattaatggaacaaaaaaatatctttaatGCATATGAAAGTAGGTTAGGTGATAACACtaacatttttcttaaaaggAGAAATGATAAGCTCAACACTTTTAATTGTTTAAGTGGAAGTATTAGGGATCTGAGTGAGAAGAACATCGTACATTCTTATAGAGGAAACTCATCCCCCTTTAGTAATTATGTCAAAACAGTAAATTCAAAAAGGATATGCAGCAATATTACTGATAAAAGTAGTGCAAGGTATATATATCCACTTAGCACAGTTGTTCGTGCGGAGCTTCATGAAACTACCCAAATCCCCATCTCAAAAAGTGTGAGAGGTATTATTCGAAATTTGTCAATTaacgaaaaaatgaaaaacgtTACAAGATCATGCAGTGATGCAAACATAGTCCATAGATGCATTGAAGGTGGAGGCAATTATATGAATCGTTGTCGAATggaaaaagaggaaaataaTCAAAATGGAATGGAGAAGTGTAAGGATGAGAGTAATATCATAATGGAGCATCATGCAAGAGAAAGGAAGGACATAACGAAGGTGTGCGAGGGTGAAAATCCACTTGTAAAAGGTAGGTATGAAGGAGAAAGTTATCTTGTAGGAGACGAGAACGAgggaaaaagcaaaaatgacTCAGTTAGAACAAAAGAAACAGGAAATCATAGCGAACTCAACAGAAACAAACCTGATAATATGGacactaaaaataaaagcactCGTAACATATCACCAAAAAGTGTGAACACATCAGGTAGTGTATGTATCAGCGAAACATGTAGTAGTGAAAGAagttatgaaaaatatggcataaaaataaagaaaaatcatACTGAtagtattataaataaagggGGTAGTATTACAACACAAAGCGatgattttataaaaagtaatcagtttttaaaaagaaaggaaaaaaaattgctatATAGAGAAGAAATCAATTTTATAGAGGGACTAAGTAGAAACCGAATAAAAGAGTTAAAgaaagttttaaaaaagttgaaTAATGCTAAGggatataaatttaatattgaTAAATTTCTTCTTCAGGAAAACGGCTatgagaaaattataaaacagAAGGAGCAGTATGCTGTTGTAGAGAATAATACACACTATTCTAAAAATGAACAAGTAAAAGTAGATGCTGATATGGGGGTATACGATGGTGATGTAAGCCATCACACTAATGCGGATATAAGTACGCATACAGGTGACGAATTAAAAGGGGAAACCGAAAAAGGACTATGTTCGAAGGAGGATATTAATAGTAGAAATGGTAAGGATTACTATATCAATGAGGCATGTAAAGGGAACTTCCAACATGGTGAAGTGATAAATTTGAACGGTTCAAAGAATGAAAAGACCTCGTTAGAATTCCTTtataagataaaaagaagCTTAAACGTTCTTGACTTATCTTTTAACGAATTAATTAAACTAGACAAGgtaaaaaatatcttttggtatttatatataaaacatgtaTTGAAATGTAGGGGTGATAATGTTACAGATTTTTGTgagtatttaaaaaacaaaatagatgaaaagatgaataaacattattttatagaatatgtgaactataaaaattttcaaacaTTTAGTAAATCAAACTTTGAAAGGtttgaatataaaatgaagatactaggaattttattttatttactaaaGTCCTATCCACTAGattatgatgaaaataaaggatgtttttatatgttgGATCcacaaaagaacaaaatgtTGAAAAGTGTAAAATGTaacattatgaaaaataaactgAATCACGTCAAATTAATAAAGGAAGTGAATgaaaactttaaaaataattttttctttttagacaaaatatttattccgaaagatgcttttttttttgttaaagaTTCACAAGATATTGTGTTAAGAGATAAGtccaataaaaaaatgcatatacacCAAGCTTTAGTAAATGATTTGAAAGAGgatataaaggaaaaaacggTGTTTGACAGTTTGTATGCTTCTTACCCTCCTTTTAAATCGGACTACTAcagatatatacaaaaaaaaagaatacagAATAAAATTAGGAAGCTTAAGGAATAcatactatattattatgatttcAACTCTGTGCAAGACTTTTTTGAAACGTTGATTATATTTGACCAGGAGTACCACAAAATTCCAAAAGTTAGTAATACTTCAGATAGCAGTTCACATAACATTACATCTAGTTCTTTGCCTAAAATTTCACGTACTAATTGCATAGCACTTTTTAATCTCACAAAAAAGGTATATGGTGCATACTGTAAGTTTTGTGTTGAAGGACATAAAGACTTCTTAAAAGATAAGCAGACAAACAATGATGAAATAAGGAAAAGTGTACTCAACCGAGATGAACAGAAAGGTGAGATTTTGACAATTGTTGAGGGGTTAAAGCAAAAGGAACACAATAATAAATGCATTACAAATATAGACAGAGTAAGaactaataaaaatggagaaaatgaaaaaagttcacaattttttcaaaaaaggaGTAACTCTACAAGTATATCTGGGAGTAGTTCGAGAGATTATCAATGTTTACTAAAATGCAAGAGGGAGGAGGAAAGAAAATTAAGAGAGGGAAAATACTCAGATGAGAATGACAACTATGAGAAAGATAAAGCAAATAAGATAAATGTACCAGGGAACGACGAATTACATAATGGTATTAATAGAAACGATAAATGcaagtataataatagtgCTAGTGATGATACATATGATAGTAGTGATAAATGCGAGAAAAGTAATGTAGAAGAACCATATAGAAATATGTCGTCCAACTGTTTTAACAAAAGGtgtaataaaaaggaaaatgtaaTTGAAGAGACTTCGTCAACATATGAAGAGTTCTTTCATATGAATGACAATGAGAAAAAAGTTAAGgaagtaaattttaaaactttgaaattatttcttGAAAATTTAGGGAAAATAAAAGGATATCCAAATTTCACATCAATTGATGAATGCTTTTTGGGTATATGTTTTTGCGACCCGGATATACCTaagcatttatttattcaaaaaaggATACtaccaaaaaatatgaatttcaACGGTTTTATGAACTGTATGAGATACGTTCCATATGTTATACCTGACTTTCCTTTGTCCACAAGTTATTTCATGTCAACATATAATAGTACTAATAGTAGTAGTgatagtaatagtagtagtagtattaGTGGTGAGGACATATTTAACTCAAGAAAtgcttttttaaaagtattaaaatatagaggaaagaaaaataatatgattgaactgagaaataaaattgtgttagatatagtaaaaatatttgttttaatatcatGGGCATTTGGTGTCGATACGGGGCAGTACAATAAGTTGGTTGACATTCCTTCTGATAAGGTGGTTGATATGGTTGCTTCTTCGTActacataaattataagtatcatttgaaaaaaagtaGAGAACACATAAAATGCAATGACAACATACTATCTTCTAATAGTCTTTCGGATTATTTGTCTAGTAGTGAAGAAGACACGAAGAGTAATGAGCACAAAGACATTTCAAATGgtggaaaaaaggaatacaATAATGGAGGAAAAGgccaaataaaaaatgaaaagatgTATAAGCAAAGTTCTACCTCATATAAGGGAAATACGAATGTATTTTCGAAAAGTGCTCAGATGATTATGCCTTGTGATATTTCTAGACGACACGAAGAAAGAGGCAATAGAACCTTTTCAGGTAATAACCAcgaaagtaataaaataaattacagcGGTATGGTCAATAAAAATTGCCTATTTGAGGAATCCCTAAtgagggggaaaaaaaaaatgagctACAAGTTGGTACCTAAATGGCACATGtcaaatgatatatttttatcaagaTTAGTATCTTATGATGAGATACAAATATCTCTTCACAAAATATACCCTTTGTTTATTATACAAACAGcgttaatatatatggttCATATATCGTGTTGTTTATTAAGTGAAGAAGAATGGAGGtacttttttgaaaaacCTTTTACcctatataataaattaaccCCAGAAGATATTGCTCTTAGATATATCAAATTAAAAGGGTACAAATTCTTCAAATTAAGTAGCatacagaaaaataaaaatattgatatacATCATGTTTTTATGAACGTACCCGAAAATATGCAATGTCaggaaatttataaattggCTATTAATGGAGAAAGTACCTCCTGCGGATATTTAGCTGAACCGTTTgatatttatcatttaatgTTTATTTCTAAAGTTTTCTGGTACATTTTCTTATACTCGGACAACTTCCTCATTTTACGATCGTCTTTATTTTGGAATAAAGGCAAATATGTAACTTAA